A stretch of the Perca flavescens isolate YP-PL-M2 chromosome 3, PFLA_1.0, whole genome shotgun sequence genome encodes the following:
- the LOC114552974 gene encoding G2/M phase-specific E3 ubiquitin-protein ligase-like produces the protein MESQIAEKVPVQEILLELSSKISTKRQCKFNINRSAVWEGAMRGFQRVSYDPNLMICVKFSDDMGRNEEGVDLGGPRREFLRLLMETIARSPMFEGKENSKNLALDSTALREDWYYIAGKAIAVSLVHGGPPPNFLSPTVFCLLVNGSVNPKLEDIADTELLEKVKKVSESTTLEDLEKSNAPLLDYLANAGCLRPMRSIRDRDLLVQDIVMFQVIHRVQSPFQRFCEGLKTLGVLDQVRRHPDSFRPLFCYEPNTLTADQVDDLFSIRLSPEGSNKRAAEEMVVTF, from the exons ATGGAGAGTCAAAT TGCAGAAAAGGTCCCAGTCCAAGAGATACTGCTGGAACTGTCAAGCAAAATTAGCACAAAACGGCAGTGCAAATTTAATATAAATCGCTCTGCTGTCTGGGAAGGAGCCATGCGGGGCTTCCAAAGGGTATCCTACGACCCCAATTTGATGATCTGTGTAAAATTCTCCGATGACATGGGGAGAAATGAAGAAGGAGTTGATTTAGGAGGACCAAGAAGGGAATTCTTAAGGCTGCTGATGGAGACTATTGCCAGGTCACCCATGTTTGagggaaaagaaaacagcaaGAACTTGGCTCTTGACAGTACTG CTCTAAGAGAGGACTGGTACTACATTGCTGGCAAAGCCATTGCAGTGAGCTTGGTACATGGCGGTCCACCACCAAACTTCCTCTCGCCAACAGTATTTTGTCTTCTGGTCAATGGTTCAGTAAATCCAAAACTAGAAGACATAGCTGACACAGAACTcttggaaaaagtaaaaaag GTATCTGAAAGTACAACACTTGAGGACCTTGAGAAGTCAAATGCACCTTTGCTTGACTACTTGGCCAATGCAGGATGTCTGAGGCCTATGCGGTCGATAAGAGACAGGGATTTGCTGGTACAAgacattgtcatgtttcaggTCATCCACAGGGTTCAAAGTCCATTTCAAAG ATTCTGTGAAGGACTGAAAACTCTTGGGGTTCTGGACCAAGTACGACGACATCCAGACAGCTTTCGACCCCTGTTCTGCTATGAGCCAAACACACTGACTGCTGACCAGGTGGATGATCTTTTCAGCATTCGTCTCTCTCCAGAAGGGAGCAACAAGAGAGCTGCTGAGGAGATGGTCGTTACTTTCTGA
- the LOC114552976 gene encoding uncharacterized protein LOC114552976: MSAQQPASSLTEAAALLHTVLASAETIRTLSNATTVGQQPTVATSSSSRDTLDSHIASLFPSGQHSTVTLPTAAPVRRECAPRYQAQRFSSWTSATRRKRVRTQQHDHFNKDVILLPNQSWGVVCKQGPKSWLHKHGHILSAFELQKDWDHQTVLERIRNGFGENIPDDVSLQFLMACGNKLVFPKLQDGQELNGMLIHKVFKTKALYVRPSRTLFNAFAILFVFTT, encoded by the exons ATGTCTGCCCAACAGCCTGCAAGCAGCCTAACCGAGGCAGCAGCGTTACTTCACACTGTACTGGCGTCAGCGGAGACCATCAGAACCTTGTCTAATGCGACAACAGTCGGGCAGCAACCGACGGTTGCAACTTCAAGCTCAAGCCGCGACACACTGGACAGTCACATAGCGTCGCTTTTCCCCTCCGGACAGCACAGCACCGTGACACTGCCCACTGCAGCTCCAGTCCGGAGAGAGTGTGCGCCGCGTTATCAAGCGCAACGCTTCAGCTCTTGGACTTCAGCCACGAGGAGGAAAAG AGTCAGGACACAGCAGCATGACCATTTCAACAAGGACGTAATACTACTCCCTAATCAATCATGGGGAGTAGTGTGCAAACAAGGTCCAAAATCATGGTTACACAAACATGGACACATCCTCAGTGCCTTTGAATTACAGAAGGACTGGGACCACCAGACTGTTTTAGAACGCATCAGGAATGGCTTTGGTGAGAACATTCCAGATGATGTCAG CCTCCAGTTTCTCATGGCTTGTGGCAATAAGCTGGTATTCCCTAAGCTCCAGGATGGTCAGGAGCTGAATGGGATGCTAATTCACAAGGTCTTTAAAACCAAAGCCCTGTATGTGAGACCATCAAGGACCCTTTTTAACGCTTTTgcgattttgtttgtttttaccacTTAA